One part of the Fusobacterium pseudoperiodonticum genome encodes these proteins:
- a CDS encoding acetaldehyde dehydrogenase (acetylating): MDKDLLSIQQVRDLIKSAKVAQKLYSTFTQDQIDRVVYAIVQEMKNHYVDLAKKANEETGFGKWEDKVIKNKFANEFVYDYIKDMKTVGILSETDTVTEVGVPMGIVAALTPSTNPTSTAIYKTLISLKAGNAVIVSPHPNAKNCVIDTVKLMQKAAVAAGAPEGLIGVIEIPTLEGTNELMRSKDTSIILATGGEAMVRAAYSSGRPAIGVGPGNGPAFIEKSANVKEAVRKIIESKTFDNGVICASEQSVIVEPSNKEAVMDEFRRQGGFFLSKEESDKLGRFILRPNGTMNPQIVGKDAQTLAKLAGLNIPSNVKVLLSEQNTVSKTNPYSREKLTTILAFYVEENAEKACERALELLENEGEGHTLIIHSENKDIIREFALKKPVSRMLVNVGGSLGGVGATTNLAPAFTLGCGAVGGSSTSDNVSPMNLINIRRVAVGVRELSDFKKGSDNSNYCSGTTVNSEVEDMIRRIIAEYRR; encoded by the coding sequence ATGGATAAAGATTTACTATCAATCCAACAAGTAAGAGATTTAATAAAGTCTGCAAAAGTAGCACAAAAACTTTATTCAACTTTTACACAAGATCAAATAGATAGAGTGGTTTATGCAATAGTACAAGAAATGAAAAATCACTATGTAGACCTAGCTAAAAAAGCCAATGAAGAAACAGGCTTTGGAAAATGGGAAGATAAAGTAATTAAAAATAAATTCGCAAATGAATTTGTTTATGACTATATAAAAGATATGAAAACTGTAGGTATCTTAAGTGAAACAGATACTGTAACAGAAGTGGGAGTACCTATGGGAATTGTAGCAGCATTAACACCTTCTACAAACCCAACTTCAACAGCAATTTACAAGACTTTAATTTCATTGAAAGCTGGAAATGCTGTTATAGTAAGTCCACACCCAAATGCAAAAAATTGTGTTATCGACACAGTTAAATTAATGCAAAAAGCTGCAGTTGCTGCAGGAGCACCAGAAGGATTAATAGGAGTTATAGAAATCCCTACATTAGAAGGAACTAATGAATTAATGAGATCTAAAGATACTTCAATAATTCTTGCAACAGGTGGAGAAGCAATGGTAAGAGCTGCATATAGCTCAGGAAGACCAGCTATTGGAGTTGGACCAGGAAATGGACCAGCTTTCATAGAAAAATCAGCAAATGTTAAAGAAGCAGTAAGAAAAATAATCGAAAGTAAAACTTTTGATAATGGAGTAATCTGTGCTTCTGAACAATCAGTAATTGTTGAACCTAGCAACAAAGAAGCAGTAATGGATGAATTTAGAAGACAAGGAGGATTTTTCTTATCTAAAGAAGAAAGTGATAAACTTGGTAGATTTATTTTAAGACCAAATGGAACTATGAATCCTCAAATAGTTGGGAAAGATGCACAAACTTTAGCTAAATTAGCAGGATTAAATATACCTTCTAATGTTAAAGTATTGTTATCTGAACAAAATACAGTTTCTAAAACAAACCCATATTCAAGAGAAAAATTAACAACAATACTAGCATTCTATGTTGAAGAAAATGCAGAAAAAGCTTGTGAAAGAGCTTTAGAATTACTTGAAAACGAAGGAGAAGGACATACTCTTATAATCCACTCTGAAAATAAAGATATTATAAGAGAATTTGCTCTAAAAAAACCTGTTTCAAGAATGCTTGTTAATGTAGGAGGATCACTTGGAGGAGTTGGAGCAACAACTAACCTAGCACCAGCATTCACATTAGGATGTGGAGCAGTTGGAGGAAGTTCAACTTCAGATAACGTAAGTCCTATGAACTTAATAAACATCAGAAGAGTAGCTGTTGGAGTTAGAGAATTATCAGACTTCAAAAAAGGTAGTGACAATTCAAATTATTGCTCAGGAACAACAGTAAATTCTGAAGTAGAAGATATGATCAGAAGAATCATAGCAGAATACAGAAGATAA
- a CDS encoding ethanolamine utilization protein, with protein MVLSEDILKIKYRKEAFDVFEIEKGTLLTPSAKQFLNEKGIRLVIKGEESPVSTKQNEFGEETEEKIIYEKPKYVGKNGECYFEKPEYMTVVDGNVLISKNSKLISLRGKIDTFLAELLLNAKEIEQSSNNKLIKDIETVIKFIQNIIVAEKLDKILENQILLDSKTIKDIKEIIDNPKEYFKKGHLLEVTLNSDLTIHKLNRLRFLARELEIQAIDYFVEDYKVNRKDLLEAFNVLSDVIYIIILKYDNGDYR; from the coding sequence ATGGTTCTATCAGAAGATATTTTAAAAATTAAATATAGAAAAGAAGCCTTCGATGTTTTTGAAATCGAAAAGGGAACTCTTTTAACACCATCAGCTAAACAGTTTTTAAATGAAAAAGGAATAAGATTAGTCATAAAAGGTGAAGAATCTCCTGTTTCAACTAAACAAAATGAATTTGGAGAAGAAACAGAAGAAAAAATCATCTATGAAAAGCCAAAATATGTTGGAAAAAATGGAGAATGCTATTTTGAAAAACCAGAATATATGACAGTGGTTGATGGAAATGTACTAATTTCTAAAAATAGTAAACTTATTAGTTTAAGAGGAAAGATAGATACATTTTTAGCTGAATTATTATTAAATGCAAAAGAAATAGAGCAATCTTCTAATAATAAACTTATAAAAGATATTGAAACTGTTATAAAATTCATACAAAATATAATAGTTGCAGAAAAATTAGATAAGATTTTAGAAAATCAAATTTTGTTAGACTCAAAAACAATAAAAGACATTAAAGAAATAATAGATAATCCAAAAGAATACTTTAAAAAGGGACATCTATTGGAAGTAACACTAAATAGTGATTTAACTATTCATAAGTTAAACAGGCTTAGATTTTTAGCAAGAGAATTAGAAATTCAAGCTATAGATTATTTTGTTGAAGATTACAAAGTAAATAGAAAAGATTTATTAGAGGCATTCAATGTTTTAAGTGATGTCATCTATATAATCATTCTAAAGTACGATAATGGAGATTATAGATAA
- a CDS encoding TIGR02536 family ethanolamine utilization protein yields the protein MNNNFDEKYIIELVKKELSKYLTEQGIEMKKQISFLGDDKDIEEKLSQKFEISENAGTLVVSQLSLKNLYNISNAIYENDYEEKIIKFLLENKEIIIIKEGIEYSKYENIPVAVLKRYEEYIEKIKTYGIKIESKDFYINSLEKKEEVYSKKLLDLNTLRELESKGIKRLVIENSIVTSSAQEYAKDKNIEIIKRR from the coding sequence ATGAATAATAACTTCGATGAAAAATATATAATAGAATTAGTAAAAAAAGAATTAAGTAAGTATTTAACTGAACAAGGAATAGAAATGAAAAAACAAATTTCTTTTCTTGGAGATGATAAAGACATAGAAGAAAAACTAAGCCAAAAATTTGAAATTTCTGAAAATGCAGGAACACTTGTTGTTTCTCAGTTAAGTCTAAAAAATTTGTACAATATATCTAATGCAATCTATGAAAATGATTATGAAGAAAAAATTATAAAATTCCTTCTAGAAAATAAAGAAATAATAATTATTAAAGAAGGAATAGAATACTCTAAATATGAAAATATTCCTGTTGCGGTTCTAAAAAGATATGAGGAATATATTGAAAAAATAAAAACTTATGGAATAAAAATAGAAAGTAAAGATTTCTATATTAACTCTTTAGAGAAAAAAGAAGAAGTATATAGCAAAAAATTGCTAGATTTAAATACTCTAAGAGAATTAGAAAGTAAAGGAATCAAAAGATTAGTAATAGAAAATTCAATAGTGACAAGTTCAGCACAAGAATATGCAAAAGACAAGAATATTGAGATTATAAAGAGGAGATAA
- a CDS encoding EutN/CcmL family microcompartment protein, with translation MLIGEVIGNVWATKKYDGLDGLKFLIVKTEDNKRMVAFDSVGAGIGEKVIISTGSSARNALNMKDIPVDAAIIGIIDGMDEE, from the coding sequence ATGCTTATAGGTGAAGTTATTGGAAATGTTTGGGCAACTAAGAAATATGATGGCTTAGATGGATTAAAATTTTTAATTGTAAAGACTGAAGATAATAAGAGAATGGTAGCATTTGATTCAGTGGGAGCAGGGATAGGAGAAAAAGTAATAATTTCTACTGGAAGTTCAGCAAGAAACGCACTTAATATGAAAGATATACCTGTTGACGCGGCTATCATTGGAATAATTGATGGAATGGATGAAGAATAA
- the eutH gene encoding ethanolamine utilization protein EutH: MGINEIIIYVMVFFMAVGAIDKCLGNKFGYGEKFEEGIMAMGALALSMVGIVSLAPVLANILKPIVGPVYSALGADPAMFATTLLANDMGGYPLAMSLAQDPMVGKFAGLILGSMMGATVVFTIPVALGIIEKEDRPYLAKGVLAGMVAIPFGCLVGGLVAGFPLVTVLKNLVPIIIFAVLIIIGLWLIPEKMTTGFTYFGTGVVVVITIGLAAAIIENLTGIVVIHGMAPISEGMGIIWSIAIVLAGAFPLVHFITKVFKKPLEKIGEKLGMNEIGAAGLVASLANNIPMFGMMKDMDPNGKVMNVAFAVCAAFVFGDHLGFTGGVDKAMIAPMIAGKLAGGILAIIIAKVLFTTKKAK; the protein is encoded by the coding sequence ATGGGAATAAATGAGATTATTATCTATGTAATGGTATTTTTTATGGCAGTTGGTGCCATCGATAAATGTTTAGGAAATAAATTTGGTTATGGTGAAAAATTTGAAGAAGGAATTATGGCTATGGGAGCTTTAGCATTGTCTATGGTTGGAATAGTTTCTCTTGCACCAGTTTTAGCAAATATTTTAAAACCAATAGTTGGTCCAGTGTACTCAGCATTAGGAGCAGACCCAGCAATGTTTGCTACAACATTACTAGCAAATGACATGGGAGGATATCCTCTTGCAATGAGTCTTGCACAAGATCCAATGGTTGGAAAATTTGCAGGATTAATATTAGGTTCAATGATGGGAGCAACAGTAGTTTTCACAATACCAGTTGCTTTAGGAATTATAGAAAAAGAAGATAGACCATATTTAGCAAAAGGAGTTCTTGCAGGTATGGTTGCAATACCTTTTGGTTGTCTTGTTGGTGGATTAGTTGCAGGTTTCCCACTAGTGACTGTTTTAAAAAACTTAGTACCTATTATCATATTCGCAGTTTTAATTATAATTGGATTATGGTTAATACCTGAAAAAATGACAACAGGATTTACATATTTTGGGACAGGAGTTGTAGTAGTTATCACAATAGGACTTGCTGCAGCAATAATTGAAAACTTAACAGGAATTGTTGTAATTCATGGAATGGCACCTATTAGTGAAGGTATGGGAATTATTTGGTCAATAGCTATAGTTCTTGCAGGAGCTTTCCCACTAGTACATTTCATAACAAAAGTATTTAAAAAACCTTTAGAAAAAATTGGGGAAAAATTAGGAATGAATGAAATAGGAGCAGCAGGATTAGTTGCTTCACTAGCTAACAATATCCCAATGTTTGGTATGATGAAAGATATGGATCCTAACGGAAAAGTTATGAACGTTGCATTTGCAGTATGTGCTGCTTTCGTGTTTGGAGATCACTTAGGATTTACAGGTGGAGTAGATAAAGCTATGATAGCTCCAATGATAGCTGGAAAACTTGCTGGAGGAATCTTAGCAATAATAATAGCTAAAGTACTATTTACTACTAAGAAAGCAAAATAA
- a CDS encoding cupin domain-containing protein, whose protein sequence is MNKELLEELIRKVIQEELGKAEQPESEYKEMDKSGVGVVKLNKMRKRVKMDTGNPKDQVSTTDLFTLQESPRLGAGLMEMKETTFPWTLTYDEIDYIIEGRLEILIDGRKVVGEAGDVILIPKNSKIEFSAPNYAKFMYFVYPANWSEL, encoded by the coding sequence ATGAACAAAGAATTATTAGAAGAATTAATCAGAAAAGTAATACAAGAAGAATTAGGAAAAGCTGAACAACCAGAATCTGAATATAAGGAAATGGACAAAAGCGGTGTTGGAGTAGTTAAATTAAATAAAATGAGAAAAAGAGTGAAAATGGATACAGGAAATCCAAAAGATCAAGTTTCAACAACTGATTTATTCACTTTACAAGAAAGCCCTAGACTAGGAGCAGGTTTAATGGAAATGAAAGAAACTACATTCCCTTGGACATTGACTTATGATGAAATAGACTATATAATCGAAGGAAGACTAGAAATTCTAATAGATGGAAGAAAAGTAGTAGGAGAAGCAGGAGATGTTATCTTAATACCTAAAAACTCTAAAATAGAATTTAGTGCACCTAACTATGCAAAATTTATGTATTTTGTATACCCTGCAAACTGGTCTGAACTATAA
- a CDS encoding HAD family hydrolase gives MSIENSCVRLDEGRWNPKNREVLEKLIEKYRNTNSYAVFDWDNTSIQGDTQQNLFIYQIENLKYKLNPEKFNEVIRKNVPTIDFDERFKNSEGEVLNLTKLANDIYKSYIFLYENYISTKKISLEEIRETEEFKDFRAKMHYLHNALPSNFSSKIACLWEFYLLSGMTRTEVKSLAKESNDAKLGESLGDVIVESSRVLRGEAGIVRGIYDNGLRVRSEMANLYHELKRNGIDVYVISASMQELIEVFATDKSYGYNLDEEKIYAMRLKISADDVLIDEFNEDYAFTQKEGKSETIERFIRDKYEGKGPILVGGDALGDESMLTKFKDTEVLLIMKREGKLDNLVNDERALIQHRNLQTGLLDPKN, from the coding sequence ATGTCTATTGAAAATTCTTGTGTAAGATTAGATGAAGGAAGATGGAATCCTAAGAATAGAGAAGTTTTAGAAAAGCTAATAGAAAAGTATAGAAATACTAATAGCTATGCAGTTTTTGACTGGGATAATACCTCTATTCAAGGGGATACTCAACAAAATTTATTCATATATCAAATTGAGAATTTAAAGTACAAGTTAAATCCTGAAAAATTTAATGAAGTTATTAGAAAAAATGTACCTACTATAGATTTTGATGAAAGATTCAAGAATTCTGAAGGTGAAGTTTTAAATCTAACAAAATTAGCAAATGATATATATAAGAGCTATATCTTTCTTTATGAAAACTATATTTCTACTAAAAAAATATCTTTAGAAGAAATAAGGGAAACAGAAGAATTTAAAGATTTTAGAGCAAAGATGCATTATTTACATAATGCACTTCCAAGTAACTTTTCATCTAAAATTGCTTGTCTTTGGGAGTTTTACTTATTAAGTGGAATGACAAGAACTGAGGTAAAGAGTTTAGCAAAAGAATCAAATGATGCTAAACTTGGTGAGAGCTTAGGAGATGTCATTGTAGAATCAAGTAGAGTTTTAAGAGGAGAAGCAGGGATAGTTAGAGGAATCTATGATAATGGTTTGAGAGTTAGATCAGAAATGGCTAATCTTTACCATGAGCTTAAAAGAAATGGTATAGACGTATACGTGATTTCAGCTTCAATGCAAGAATTAATAGAAGTCTTTGCTACAGACAAGTCTTATGGATATAATTTAGATGAAGAAAAAATATATGCAATGAGATTAAAAATATCAGCAGATGATGTATTGATAGATGAATTTAATGAAGATTATGCTTTTACACAAAAGGAAGGAAAGTCTGAAACAATAGAAAGATTTATCAGAGATAAATATGAAGGTAAAGGGCCTATACTTGTTGGTGGAGATGCTCTTGGTGATGAAAGCATGTTGACAAAATTCAAAGATACAGAAGTTCTGTTGATAATGAAAAGAGAAGGTAAGTTGGATAATCTAGTAAATGATGAGAGAGCATTGATTCAACATAGAAATTTACAGACAGGTTTACTAGATCCAAAGAATTAG
- a CDS encoding 1-propanol dehydrogenase PduQ produces MKEFRLQPKILFGEDSLDYLKTLEYKKVMIVTDEVMTQLKLTDFITNNLSSSTEVKIFNKVEPNPSMQTIENGLKDFIDFEPQCVIALGGGSPIDACKAILYFAYELYKKLKVNKKVFFIAVPTTSGTGSEVTSYSVVTKGEHKIALADEKMLPDVALLNTVFLNGLPAKVVADTGMDVLTHSIEAYVSTNANPFSNSFAMKSIKLIFENLVAHYNDRKIQGPKENVQFASCLAGIAFDNSSLGINHSIAHTVGAKFHIAHGRANAIIMPYVIEVNTEANRKYFEISRELGLPSDTIEEGKYSLLSFVRILKEKLAVEKSLKDYGVDFETFKREIPSMLEDIKKDICTQYNPNKLTDEEYVRLLLKIYFGE; encoded by the coding sequence ATGAAAGAATTTAGACTACAACCTAAAATATTATTTGGAGAAGATTCCTTAGATTACTTAAAGACTTTAGAATATAAAAAAGTTATGATAGTGACTGATGAAGTTATGACACAGTTAAAATTAACTGATTTTATCACAAATAATCTGTCTTCATCAACTGAGGTAAAAATTTTCAATAAAGTTGAGCCTAATCCAAGTATGCAAACAATAGAAAATGGTTTAAAAGATTTCATTGACTTTGAACCACAATGTGTAATTGCATTAGGTGGAGGTTCTCCAATAGATGCTTGTAAGGCAATATTGTATTTTGCTTACGAGTTATATAAAAAATTAAAAGTAAATAAAAAAGTATTTTTTATTGCAGTTCCTACTACAAGTGGAACAGGTTCTGAAGTAACATCATACAGTGTTGTAACTAAGGGTGAACATAAGATAGCCTTAGCAGATGAAAAAATGTTACCAGATGTAGCACTGTTGAATACAGTATTTTTAAATGGACTGCCAGCAAAAGTTGTTGCAGATACAGGAATGGACGTTTTAACTCATTCTATTGAAGCTTATGTATCAACTAATGCTAACCCGTTTTCAAATTCATTTGCAATGAAGTCTATTAAGTTAATATTTGAAAATTTAGTTGCCCACTACAATGATAGAAAAATACAAGGACCTAAAGAAAATGTTCAATTTGCTTCTTGCTTAGCAGGAATAGCTTTTGATAATTCTTCACTTGGAATTAACCACAGTATTGCACATACAGTTGGAGCAAAATTCCATATAGCACATGGAAGAGCAAATGCTATTATTATGCCTTATGTAATTGAAGTTAATACAGAAGCAAATAGAAAATATTTTGAAATTTCAAGAGAGCTAGGATTACCTTCTGATACAATAGAAGAAGGAAAGTATTCTCTTCTAAGCTTTGTAAGAATTTTAAAAGAAAAATTAGCTGTTGAAAAATCTTTAAAAGATTATGGAGTTGATTTTGAAACATTTAAAAGAGAAATACCTAGTATGTTGGAAGATATTAAGAAGGATATTTGTACACAGTACAATCCAAATAAATTAACTGATGAAGAATATGTAAGATTACTTTTAAAAATTTATTTTGGAGAATAA
- the hcp gene encoding hydroxylamine reductase, whose translation MDKMFCYQCQETAKGTGCTSIGVCGKDAETSGLQDLLLHTEKGVAAYSAVFRKNGKAKELLEGKVNRYLINSLFITITNANFDDDAILDEIKAGLKLREELKALATDEEKKEAEKYGADLVNWYYESDEDLIKFSENQSVVGVLRTENEDVRSLRELIMYGLKGLAAYAEHAFNLGKTSEEIFAFVEEALLGTMDDSLTAEQLVALTMKTGEYGVKVMALLDEANTSVLGTPEITKVKIGAGKRPGILISGHDLWDLKQLLEQSKDSGVDIYTHSEMLPGHGYPELKKYSHFYGNYGNAWWDQRKDFTNFNGPIVFTTNCIVPPVKNATYKDRVFTTNAAGYPGWKRIKVNADGTKDFSEIIELAKTCQPPVEVESGEITVGFAHNQVLSLADKVVENIKSGAIKRFVVMSGCDGRMSQRHYYTEFAENLPKDTIILTSGCAKFKYNKLNLGDINGIPRVLDAGQCNDSYSWAVVALKLKEVFGLNDINELPLVFNIAWYEQKAVIVLLALLYLGVKNIHVGPTLPGFLSPNVAKVLVENFGIAGITTVEEDLKKFGLYEGSALAN comes from the coding sequence ATGGATAAAATGTTTTGTTACCAATGTCAAGAAACTGCTAAAGGAACTGGATGTACATCTATAGGAGTTTGTGGAAAGGATGCAGAAACATCAGGATTACAAGATTTATTATTACACACTGAAAAAGGTGTTGCAGCATATAGTGCAGTTTTTAGAAAAAATGGAAAAGCAAAGGAATTGTTAGAAGGAAAGGTAAATAGATATCTTATCAATTCACTTTTTATAACAATTACAAATGCTAACTTTGATGATGATGCTATATTAGATGAAATAAAAGCAGGATTAAAATTAAGAGAAGAATTAAAAGCCTTAGCAACTGATGAAGAAAAGAAAGAAGCTGAAAAATATGGAGCTGATTTAGTAAATTGGTATTATGAATCAGATGAAGATTTAATAAAATTCTCTGAAAATCAATCAGTAGTTGGAGTTTTAAGAACAGAAAATGAAGATGTTAGATCTTTAAGAGAATTAATTATGTATGGATTAAAAGGACTAGCTGCTTATGCAGAACATGCTTTTAACTTAGGAAAAACTAGTGAAGAAATATTTGCTTTTGTTGAAGAAGCTCTTTTAGGAACTATGGATGATAGCTTAACTGCTGAACAATTAGTTGCTTTAACAATGAAAACTGGAGAATATGGAGTAAAAGTAATGGCTTTACTAGATGAAGCTAATACATCAGTTTTAGGAACTCCTGAAATCACTAAAGTTAAAATTGGAGCAGGAAAAAGACCAGGAATCTTAATCAGTGGACATGATTTATGGGATTTAAAACAATTACTAGAACAAAGTAAAGATTCAGGAGTAGATATTTATACTCACTCAGAAATGTTACCAGGACATGGATATCCTGAATTAAAGAAATATTCTCATTTCTATGGAAACTATGGAAATGCTTGGTGGGATCAAAGAAAAGACTTTACAAACTTTAATGGACCTATCGTATTCACAACTAACTGTATAGTTCCACCTGTAAAGAATGCAACATATAAAGATAGAGTATTCACAACTAATGCTGCTGGATATCCAGGATGGAAGAGAATAAAAGTTAATGCAGATGGAACAAAAGATTTCTCTGAAATTATAGAACTTGCAAAAACTTGTCAACCACCAGTAGAAGTTGAAAGTGGAGAAATCACAGTTGGTTTTGCTCATAATCAAGTTTTAAGCTTAGCTGATAAAGTTGTAGAAAATATTAAATCAGGAGCAATTAAAAGATTTGTTGTAATGAGTGGTTGTGATGGAAGAATGTCACAAAGACATTACTATACAGAATTTGCTGAAAACTTACCAAAAGATACAATCATTTTAACTTCTGGTTGTGCTAAATTCAAATACAATAAATTAAACTTAGGAGATATAAATGGAATTCCAAGAGTATTAGATGCAGGACAATGTAATGACTCTTATTCTTGGGCAGTAGTAGCTCTTAAATTAAAAGAAGTATTTGGATTAAATGATATCAATGAATTACCATTAGTATTTAACATTGCTTGGTATGAACAAAAAGCTGTAATCGTTTTACTAGCTCTATTATACTTAGGAGTTAAAAATATCCATGTTGGACCAACTTTACCAGGATTCTTATCTCCAAATGTAGCAAAAGTTTTAGTTGAAAACTTTGGTATAGCTGGAATCACTACAGTAGAAGAAGACTTAAAGAAATTTGGACTATATGAAGGTTCAGCTTTAGCTAACTAA